A region from the Lemur catta isolate mLemCat1 chromosome 7, mLemCat1.pri, whole genome shotgun sequence genome encodes:
- the CHRM1 gene encoding muscarinic acetylcholine receptor M1, translating to MNTSAPPAVSPNITVLAPGKGPWQVAFIGITTGLLSLATVTGNLLVLISFKVNTELKTVNNYFLLSLACADLIIGTFSMNLYTTYLLMGHWALGTLACDLWLALDYVASNASVMNLLLISFDRYFSVTRPLSYRAKRTPRRAALMIGLAWLVSFILWAPAILFWQYLVGERTVLAGQCYIQFLSQPIITFGTAMAAFYLPVTVMCTLYWRIYRETENRARELAALQGSETPGKGGGSSSSSERSQPGAEGSPETPPGRCCRCCRAPRLLQAYSWKEEEEEDEGSMESLTSSEGEEPGSEVVIKMPMVDPEAQAPTKQPPRSSPNTVKRPTRKGRDRAGKSQKPRGKEQLAKRKTFSLVKEKKAARTLSAILLAFILTWTPYNIMVLVSTFCKDCVPETLWELGYWLCYVNSTINPMCYALCNKAFRDTFRLLLLCRWDKRRWRKIPKRPGSVHRTPSRQC from the coding sequence ATGAACACCTCAGCCCCACCTGCCGTCAGCCCCAACATCACCGTCCTGGCACCAGGAAAGGGTCCCTGGCAAGTGGCCTTCATTGGGATCACCACAGGCCTCCTGTCCCTGGCCACAGTGACAGGTAACCTGCTGGTACTCATCTCCTTCAAGGTCAACACGGAGCTCAAGACAGTCAATAACTACTTCCTGCTGAGCCTGGCCTGTGCCGACCTGATCATCGGCACCTTCTCCATGAACCTGTACACCACCTACCTGCTCATGGGCCACTGGGCTCTGGGCACGCTGGCTTGCGACCTCTGGCTGGCCCTGGACTATGTGGCCAGCAATGCCTCTGTCATGAATCTGCTGCTCATCAGCTTCGACCGCTACTTCTCCGTGACCCGGCCCCTGAGCTACCGCGCCAAGCGCACACCCCGCCGGGCAGCTCTGATGATCGGCCTGGCCTGGCTGGTTTCCTTCATCCTCTGGGCCCCAGCCATCCTCTTCTGGCAGTACCTGGTAGGGGAGCGGACGGTGCTGGCCGGGCAGTGCTACATCCAGTTCCTCTCCCAGCCTATCATCACCTTTGGCACAGCCATGGCCGCCTTCTACCTCCCTGTCACAGTCATGTGCACGCTCTACTGGCGCATCTACCGGGAGACGGAGAACCGGGCACGGGAGCTGGCAGCCCTTCAGGGCTCTGAGACACCAGGCAAaggaggtggcagcagcagcagctcagaGCGGTCTCAGCCAGGGGCTGAGGGATCACCAGAGACTCCCCCAGGCCGCTGCTGTCGCTGTTGCCGGGCCCCCCGGCTGCTGCAGGCGTACAgctggaaagaggaagaggaagaggatgaaGGCTCCATGGAGTCCCTCACATCCTCGGAGGGTGAGGAGCCTGGCTCTGAAGTGGTGATCAAGATGCCCATGGTGGACCCCGAGGCACAGGCCCCCACCAAGCAGCCCCCCCGGAGCTCCCCGAATACAGTCAAGCGGCCGACCAGGAAAGGGCGTGATCGAGCGGGCAAGAGCCAGAAGCCCCGCGGGAAGGAGCAGCTGGCCAAGCGGAAGACCTTCTCGCTGGTCAAGGAGAAGAAGGCGGCTCGGACCCTGAGTGCCATCCTGCTGGCCTTCATCCTCACCTGGACACCGTACAACATCATGGTGCTGGTGTCCACCTTCTGCAAGGACTGTGTTCCCGAGACCCTGTGGGAGCTGGGCTACTGGCTGTGCTACGTCAACAGCACCATCAACCCCATGTGCTACGCACTCTGCAACAAAGCCTTCCGGGACACCTTCCGCCTGCTGCTGCTTTGCCGCTGGGACAAGAGACGCTGGCGCAAGATCCCAAAGCGCCCTGGCTCCGTGCACCGCACCCCCTCCCGCCAATGCTGA